From Alloacidobacterium dinghuense:
ACAGCGAATGATATCGACGGAGTGCTCGCGCTTGAACAATCCATTCCTGAGGCCCCGCACTGGAGCCGGATCGATTATGAGCCTTGCGCGGTGGCGGACGAATCCGCGCCGCTGCAGCGTGCCGGATTCGTCGCCGAAGACGGAGGGCGGCTGCTCGGATTTGCTGTCGGGAAGATCATCGCAGGGGTCTGCGAATTGGAATCGATCGCCGTGACTCTGGAAACGCGAAGTCAGGGAATTGGACGAGCGCTTCTTGAGGCTGTGAAAAACTGGGCAGTGGCAAACGAGGCAGTTCGCATGGAGCTCGAAGTGCGCCTCTCAAATGCAAGAGCTGTAAAGCTTTATGAACGAGGCGGACTGTTGCCGGAAGGACGGAGGCAAGCCTACTACCAATCCCCTGAGGAAGACGCGTTACTGATGGGTGCCGCTCTTGCGCGTGGTGGAAAACTTATTTGAAAAACGCATTGCCAGTGTGCCTCCTGGGTGGTAGTTTTTTCGTCTTAGAGAAGTAGTCAGTTTGTAGGAGGTATGTTCCATGGATATGGAAACGTTCGGGTCGCCGAATAGTGAGGAAGTACGTCGTTTGCAAGAGCAGCACCGCCACTATTCGGACAAACTGGAAAGTCTGCTCCAGAAGCCCTACCTTTCAGCCGAGGAACAACTCGAAGAAGTCCGTTTGAAAAAGCTCAAATTGTCAGTAAAAGACGAGATGGAAATGCTGCGTCACGGCGTTCTCCATCACGTAGCGTAATCACTGCCAGCGCGTTCTTACTGTTGCTCCGGCGACAGCGGGCTAAGTGTAGTTACTTTCTGCCGCTATTGCTGAGCTTGTACCCGCGGAACAGGACGAGCAGTAAAAAATTTATAATGAGAGAATTATCTCTCATGGTTCGTGACGGTTATCTCTACGGATTGACCCTGCTCGCGGTTGCGGCAGTGTTGTATTTTCTCACCCAAGGATGGATCTGGCCGCTGATCCCGATCCTTCTGGCTGGGTTCTTTCTCTGGTTCTTCCGCGATCCCAACCGCGCCATTCCGCAAGGCGAAGGGCTGATCGTTTCTCCTGCGGATGGCAAACTGACTGCCATCGAGCGCGTAGTTACACCATCGGGCGAGAGTCTCCGCCTCAGTATTTTTCTGAGTGTTTTCAATGTGCATGTGAACCGCTCGCCGGTTTCCGGCACATTGCGGGACGTCCGCTACCAAAAGGGCGAGTTTCTCAATGCGCTGAATCCTGAGTCGGCGGAAAAGAACGAGCAGAACCTAGTCGTAGTGGACAGCGAGGACGGTCACGAAGTTTCTTTCAAACAGATCGCGGGATTGCTGGCACGGCGCATCGTCTTTAACCCCAAGGCCGGCGACCGCGTGGAACGGGGCGAGCGTATTGGCATGATCAAGTTTGGTTCACGCGTGGACGTTGTGATGCCGGGTTACGCCGAGCTGCGCGTGAAAAAGGGCGACATCGTGAAGGGCGGATCTACCGTGCTGGCGCATATTCCTGATCTTGTTGCGGAGCCGATGCTGGCAGAGTTGGAAGTGGAGACGCTGGTTTGAAGGCGGGGGTGAAGCGGCGCAGGCGCGGCATGTATATCCTGCCGTCCCTGTTTACGGCAGGGAATATTGCTGCCGGATACTTTGCGATTACGCAGAGCCTGCAGGGTTCGGTGCAGGAGCCGCATCATTTTGACTGGGCGGCGCTGGCCATTGGTTTCGCGATTCCGTTTGATGCTCTCGACGGCCGCATTGCCCGCATGACCAACACCACCAGTGAGTTCGGCAGGGAGCTTGATTCTCTGGCGGATGTCATCACTTTTGGCGTGGCGCCCAGCATCCTTGCCTTTACCTGGGGTTTCCGGATGTTGCCCGCCATGGCCGACCCGATTTACCGGCAGAAGGTTGTGCAGCTGGGCGCATTCATCTGCTTTCTCTTTTTGCTCTGCGGTGCTGCGCGTCTTGCCCGCTTCAACATCAGTGCTGATCCGGTGCCGAAGAACCCCGGGCGTCCGGGAAGGAAGTACTTTGTCGGCATGCCGATTCCGGCTGCAGCGGGCGTGATTGTTGCGGTGATTCATTTCTTCCGCGGGATTCCTATTTCCATTAACTGGGTCGCGATCGTCTGGATGGCGCTTGTAGGGTTGATCGGATTTCTCATGGTCAGTACGTGGCGCTTCTGGAGCGGCAAGGAAATTAATCTCTTCAATCGGCATCCCTTTCAGTGGCTGGTGCTGATTGGGCTGGTGCTTTATGCGCTGGTCTTCTTTTCACAATACGTGCTGATTCTCATGGCACTCATGTACATGTTCTCCGGTATTCTGGCGCGAGTGGCGTATTCGTGGCGGCGTGGCCGAAGACTTCTCCCATCTTCAACAGGTCCGACAATCTGATGCCAGATACATACAAGATCGCAATCGTAGGCGCATCCTCTCTGCGCGGTAAAGAGCTGAACGACGCTTTGAGCGAATCGCCGTTCGGTTCCGCAGATTTTCTTTTGATGGACGACGAGGCCACACTGGGCCAGCTGGAATCGGTTGGCGATGAAGTGACTTTCATTCAACGCATCGAGCCGAGTTCCTTCGCCGGCGTGGATTTCGCTTTCTTCGCAGGGAGCCAGGAAGTTACGCGCAAGCACTGGCACAATGCGCAGAAGGCCAGCGCCAGCATCATCGACATGAGCTATGCGCTTGAAAGCGAGCCGAGGGTGCTGGTCCGCGCCCCCTGGGTGCAGGATGAGACACGCGAGGAGGTGAACGGGGAAGCCACGGAATCCGCGCCGGATTTGCAGACGCCCGCGGTGGTGCCGGCGCATCCGGCGGCAGTGGCGCTTGCGCTGCTTTTGCTTCGCGCCAAGGGAGTTGCGGGTGTTCGCTCTGCTTCGGCAACGGTTCTTGAGCCGGCGTCAGAATATGGCCGCGCCTCGATGGACGAGCTGCATCAGCAGACGGTGAGCCTGCTCAGCTTCCAGTCGCTGCCGAAAGAGATGTACGACGCGCAGGTGGCTTTCAACCTGCTGCCTTCGCTTGGCGAGGCGGCCAAGGTGCATCTGGGTGCGAGCGAGGCGCGCATTCGCCGCCACTATGATCTGCTCTCGGCAGGGCATCTTCCTGAGGTCATGATTCAGCTTCTGCACGCGCCCGTCTTCCATGGATATGGCATCTCGCTGGCGCTTACACTCGATGAGCCGGTGAGCCTGGAGCATTTGGAGGCTGCGCTGAGTGGCGAGCACGTGGATGTGGTGCTGGGTGACTCCGATCCGCCGAGCAATCTCAGTTCCGCCGGGCAGGATGACATTCTTGTTCGCGCGCGTACGGCTGATGGCAGCGAATTGGCGACCCGGCGCTTCTGGGTATGGGCAGCGCTCGATAATCTGAAGCTGACTGCGACGAACGCGCTGGCGTGCGCACAGGAATTACGGAAGCTGCGGCCACAGGGCAAGGTGCAGTAGGTTTCAATTCCATTGAATCTGCGTTAACTTGCCTTAACAAAGCCGACGTCGTTAGAGGTGTCAAGGCCCTTCAGCGAAAAGATTTTCTATCCCATTCATTCAAAAGGGCGAAAACTTCGCCAAAATTGGCGTACTATTTCCACCTGAATTGCTAAAATAGAAGTAGAGAGAAAAGCTCGCCGAAACCGGCGGGCTTTTCGTGTTTTTAGGGAGAAGTCATTAACCTTTGCCAAGGGCACGGCTTTAGAGGATGCTGAAAAACCGGCTGTTTGAAGGGGCACGACTTCCAAGCCTGCCCTGAGCGAAGCCGAAGGGTGCCGTAAATGCCGCAAAATGAGCGCGGCTTCAGCCGCCGGGGAAACGCATTTCCCCGATCTTTCAGCTCCTTCAGCCAGAGGAAGACCTACGACTTACCCCTAAACCACCCTCTCTCAAGAATTTACAAGATCACTAGGGGCCATACACAATAACAGAAACAAAGCGCGAAGCGCAGGGTGAAAACACCGGCCTTCATCGGGGTCCCCAGAATGCGCGATGTTCGCATTCTGGGGTGATTGAGACCGGTGAATCAGGCATGAAATCCGAGGGCTTTAGCCCTCGGATTTCCTAAACCCGTCCGCGCGAGAACCGGGGCCCCGGACGCGTGATCTTTGCGTGGCGGGGTGGGAAGCGCGCACCAATGATCCCTAACCATCAACAAAAAGAAGAATTTACAAGTTTACAGGGGGTCCCATGTGCAACGAGTGCCGTAGGGACGGGTGCCCCATCCTGCGTTCTCATGTAGTTCGAGAACGTAGAGCCTGCCCTGAGCTTGCCGAAGGGGTGGGTCTAACCAGACCGCGCGAAAGCGCGCACATTCTAAATCCGTAACGCCAATAAAAAGAGGAATTTACAAAAACACCCCAGGGAGACCCCTTGTACAACGAGTGCCATCACATCTTTACCAGCGGACGCAAATGCCAATCACCCGCACTGCGCGACCAGTCCTTCTGCTACTTTCACAGCAACACCCGCAAGCGCCTCGCACCTGGAAGCCAGTCCTACGAGCCCTACATCGAGCCGAAAGAAAC
This genomic window contains:
- the rimI gene encoding ribosomal protein S18-alanine N-acetyltransferase, with product MSWIIRRMTANDIDGVLALEQSIPEAPHWSRIDYEPCAVADESAPLQRAGFVAEDGGRLLGFAVGKIIAGVCELESIAVTLETRSQGIGRALLEAVKNWAVANEAVRMELEVRLSNARAVKLYERGGLLPEGRRQAYYQSPEEDALLMGAALARGGKLI
- a CDS encoding YdcH family protein; this translates as MDMETFGSPNSEEVRRLQEQHRHYSDKLESLLQKPYLSAEEQLEEVRLKKLKLSVKDEMEMLRHGVLHHVA
- a CDS encoding phosphatidylserine decarboxylase family protein, giving the protein MVRDGYLYGLTLLAVAAVLYFLTQGWIWPLIPILLAGFFLWFFRDPNRAIPQGEGLIVSPADGKLTAIERVVTPSGESLRLSIFLSVFNVHVNRSPVSGTLRDVRYQKGEFLNALNPESAEKNEQNLVVVDSEDGHEVSFKQIAGLLARRIVFNPKAGDRVERGERIGMIKFGSRVDVVMPGYAELRVKKGDIVKGGSTVLAHIPDLVAEPMLAELEVETLV
- the pssA gene encoding CDP-diacylglycerol--serine O-phosphatidyltransferase, which produces MYILPSLFTAGNIAAGYFAITQSLQGSVQEPHHFDWAALAIGFAIPFDALDGRIARMTNTTSEFGRELDSLADVITFGVAPSILAFTWGFRMLPAMADPIYRQKVVQLGAFICFLFLLCGAARLARFNISADPVPKNPGRPGRKYFVGMPIPAAAGVIVAVIHFFRGIPISINWVAIVWMALVGLIGFLMVSTWRFWSGKEINLFNRHPFQWLVLIGLVLYALVFFSQYVLILMALMYMFSGILARVAYSWRRGRRLLPSSTGPTI
- a CDS encoding Asd/ArgC dimerization domain-containing protein, which translates into the protein MPDTYKIAIVGASSLRGKELNDALSESPFGSADFLLMDDEATLGQLESVGDEVTFIQRIEPSSFAGVDFAFFAGSQEVTRKHWHNAQKASASIIDMSYALESEPRVLVRAPWVQDETREEVNGEATESAPDLQTPAVVPAHPAAVALALLLLRAKGVAGVRSASATVLEPASEYGRASMDELHQQTVSLLSFQSLPKEMYDAQVAFNLLPSLGEAAKVHLGASEARIRRHYDLLSAGHLPEVMIQLLHAPVFHGYGISLALTLDEPVSLEHLEAALSGEHVDVVLGDSDPPSNLSSAGQDDILVRARTADGSELATRRFWVWAALDNLKLTATNALACAQELRKLRPQGKVQ